In Novosphingobium sp. MMS21-SN21R, a single genomic region encodes these proteins:
- the rpsD gene encoding 30S ribosomal protein S4 — translation MSKRKSSKYKIDRRLGENIWGRPKSSVNRRSYGPGQHGQRRKSKVSDFGIQLRAKQKLKGYYGDVTEKQFKRTYQEASKMKGDTGQNLIGLLEQRLDMVVYRAKFAPTVFSARQIVSHGHIYVNGVKCNIASRRVRPGDVISLGKKAKEMALIAEAQTLPEREVPDYVATADGDKVTFTRVPTLDEVPYPVKMEPNLVVEFYSR, via the coding sequence ATGTCCAAGCGCAAGTCATCGAAGTACAAAATTGATCGCCGCCTTGGCGAAAACATCTGGGGCCGTCCCAAGTCGTCGGTGAACCGTCGCTCGTATGGTCCCGGCCAGCACGGCCAGCGCCGCAAGAGCAAGGTCTCGGACTTCGGCATCCAGCTCCGCGCCAAGCAGAAGCTCAAGGGCTACTACGGCGATGTGACCGAGAAGCAGTTCAAGCGCACCTATCAGGAAGCGTCGAAGATGAAGGGCGATACCGGTCAGAACCTGATCGGCCTGCTCGAACAGCGCCTCGACATGGTCGTGTACCGCGCCAAGTTCGCGCCTACCGTGTTCTCGGCTCGCCAGATCGTTTCGCACGGCCACATCTACGTCAACGGCGTGAAGTGCAACATCGCCTCGCGCCGCGTTCGCCCGGGTGACGTGATCAGCCTCGGCAAGAAGGCCAAGGAAATGGCCCTCATCGCCGAAGCGCAGACCCTGCCTGAGCGTGAAGTTCCTGACTACGTGGCCACTGCCGATGGCGACAAGGTCACCTTCACCCGCGTGCCTACGCTCGATGAAGTGCCTTACCCGGTCAAGATGGAACCGAATCTGGTCGTCGAGTTCTACTCGCGCTGA
- a CDS encoding chorismate mutase, translated as MMHERPPRPEHSAPLDSASSGVEAIDRQILLLLSQRFALARTLGAGGWEDEAERRKGISAIRTQAFELGVPVGLVADFWDRLAEASLAMRDQTFRL; from the coding sequence ATGATGCACGAGAGGCCGCCTCGTCCTGAACACAGCGCTCCGCTGGACTCCGCTTCCAGCGGTGTGGAGGCGATCGACCGGCAAATTCTGCTGCTTCTGTCCCAGCGCTTCGCCTTGGCGCGCACCTTGGGTGCAGGGGGCTGGGAGGACGAAGCAGAGCGGCGCAAGGGCATTTCCGCGATCCGGACACAGGCCTTTGAACTTGGTGTGCCCGTGGGGCTTGTGGCGGATTTCTGGGACCGATTGGCCGAGGCATCGCTGGCGATGCGCGATCAGACGTTTCGCCTCTAA
- a CDS encoding RNA methyltransferase: MSDAKNRQPVIVLVRPQLGENIGKAARAMLNFGLTELRLVSPRDGWPNPSAGPAAAGADVVLEKAQVFETLANAVSDCAHVYATTVRKRGVSKPVVTPEQAASAIKTASGRSAFVFGPERSGLETEDVALARAIVTVPINPEFGSLNLAQAVILCAYEWSKHAADLVQPTVEDILPPAPQEEFDGMFDQLCAMLEPRGYFEPEARAATTKRTLRSVLTKPGWNHLEVRTLRGVLSVLRRRPGSKPGDPRD; the protein is encoded by the coding sequence GTGAGCGACGCTAAAAATCGCCAGCCGGTAATCGTGCTGGTGCGCCCCCAACTGGGCGAAAACATCGGTAAGGCCGCCCGCGCCATGCTCAACTTCGGCCTCACCGAATTGCGGCTTGTTTCTCCGCGCGACGGCTGGCCCAATCCGTCGGCTGGCCCCGCGGCAGCGGGCGCCGATGTGGTGCTGGAAAAAGCACAGGTGTTCGAGACGCTGGCTAACGCTGTGTCCGACTGCGCGCACGTTTATGCCACCACTGTGCGCAAGCGCGGCGTCTCCAAGCCCGTGGTGACGCCTGAACAGGCCGCCTCGGCCATCAAGACCGCGTCTGGCCGCAGCGCCTTTGTGTTCGGGCCTGAACGTTCAGGTCTTGAAACCGAGGACGTGGCGCTGGCCCGTGCCATCGTCACGGTCCCGATCAATCCGGAGTTCGGCTCACTGAACCTCGCGCAAGCGGTGATCCTGTGTGCCTACGAATGGTCGAAGCATGCCGCCGATCTGGTTCAACCGACGGTCGAGGATATCCTCCCTCCCGCCCCGCAGGAGGAGTTTGACGGCATGTTCGACCAGCTTTGCGCCATGCTCGAACCTCGCGGCTACTTCGAACCCGAAGCCCGCGCCGCCACGACCAAGCGCACGCTGCGCTCGGTCCTGACCAAGCCCGGCTGGAATCATCTGGAAGTGCGCACCTTGCGCGGCGTGCTCAGCGTGTTGCGCCGCAGACCCGGTTCGAAGCCCGGAGATCCCCGCGATTAG
- the nrdR gene encoding transcriptional regulator NrdR, translated as MRCPFCAHDNSQVKDSRPSEDNTSIRRRRQCEGCGARFTTFERVQLREVLVVKSGERREPFDRSKIEQSVSLACRKRPVAQERLDQLVSGIQRQIETMGDAEVPSKAIGEMVMEGLRQLDSVAYIRFASVYRDFAEARDFEEFASSVQEVSGLGADDR; from the coding sequence ATGCGTTGCCCGTTCTGCGCCCATGACAACAGCCAGGTAAAGGACAGCCGGCCGAGCGAGGATAACACCTCGATCCGCCGGCGCCGGCAATGCGAGGGCTGCGGTGCGCGCTTCACCACGTTCGAGCGTGTGCAACTGCGCGAAGTGCTCGTAGTCAAAAGCGGTGAACGGCGCGAACCGTTCGATCGCTCGAAGATCGAGCAGTCCGTTTCGCTCGCATGCCGCAAGCGTCCAGTTGCGCAGGAGCGGCTGGATCAGCTTGTCTCGGGCATTCAGCGCCAGATCGAAACGATGGGCGATGCCGAAGTGCCGTCCAAGGCGATTGGCGAGATGGTGATGGAAGGCCTCCGCCAGCTCGATTCCGTCGCCTACATCCGCTTCGCCAGCGTCTACCGGGATTTCGCCGAAGCGCGCGATTTCGAGGAATTCGCCAGCAGCGTTCAGGAAGTCAGCGGACTCGGGGCCGACGACCGGTGA
- the glyA gene encoding serine hydroxymethyltransferase translates to MTTATAAPEIRKAGFFTQHLEQSDAEVFAAIRGELNRQQTKIELIASENITSLAVLEATGSVFTNKYAEGYPGKRYYGGCEYADVVETLAIERAKQLFGCNFANVQPNSGSQMNQAVFLALLQPGDSFMGLDLNSGGHLTHGSPVNMSGKWFKPIPYGVRADDHQIDMDEVARLAREHKPKLIIAGGTAYSRTWDWAAFRAIADEIGAWLLVDMSHISGLVAGGAHPSPIPHAHVVTTTTHKSLRGPRSGVILTNDEDLAKKFNMAVFPGMQGGPLVHVIAAKAVAFGEALRPEFKAYAHQIVANAKALAESITEAGLGIVSGGTDNHLMLVDLTAKDVTGKAAEKGLDRAWLTCNKNGVPFDKRSPFVTSGIRLGTPAGTTRGFREDEFRAIGKLIVEVVDGLARNGEEGDGQVEQRVRDRVADLCARFPIYPEL, encoded by the coding sequence ATGACCACTGCAACCGCAGCGCCGGAAATCCGCAAGGCCGGCTTCTTCACGCAGCATCTGGAACAGTCGGATGCCGAAGTCTTCGCGGCAATCCGTGGGGAACTGAACCGCCAGCAGACCAAGATCGAACTGATCGCGTCGGAAAACATCACCAGCCTCGCCGTGCTCGAAGCGACGGGCTCGGTCTTTACCAACAAGTACGCTGAAGGCTATCCGGGCAAGCGCTATTACGGCGGCTGCGAATATGCCGACGTGGTCGAGACGCTGGCGATTGAGCGCGCCAAGCAACTGTTCGGCTGCAACTTCGCCAACGTCCAGCCCAATTCGGGCAGTCAGATGAACCAGGCCGTGTTCCTTGCGCTGTTGCAGCCGGGCGACAGCTTCATGGGTCTCGACCTCAACTCGGGCGGCCACCTGACGCACGGCAGCCCCGTCAACATGAGCGGCAAGTGGTTCAAGCCGATCCCTTACGGCGTGCGTGCCGACGATCACCAGATCGACATGGACGAAGTTGCCCGCCTTGCTCGCGAGCACAAACCCAAGCTGATCATCGCAGGCGGCACCGCCTATTCGCGCACGTGGGATTGGGCTGCTTTCCGCGCCATCGCTGACGAAATCGGCGCATGGCTGCTGGTCGACATGTCGCACATCTCGGGCCTCGTTGCCGGCGGTGCGCATCCCTCGCCGATCCCGCATGCCCATGTGGTCACCACGACCACGCACAAGTCACTTCGAGGCCCGCGCTCGGGCGTGATCCTCACCAATGACGAGGATCTGGCCAAGAAGTTCAACATGGCCGTCTTCCCCGGCATGCAGGGTGGCCCGCTGGTCCACGTGATCGCGGCCAAGGCGGTCGCTTTTGGCGAAGCGCTGCGCCCCGAATTCAAGGCCTATGCTCACCAGATCGTCGCCAATGCCAAGGCGCTGGCCGAGAGCATCACCGAAGCCGGCCTCGGCATCGTTTCGGGCGGGACTGACAATCACCTCATGCTGGTCGATCTCACTGCAAAGGACGTGACCGGCAAGGCAGCGGAAAAGGGCCTCGATCGCGCCTGGCTGACCTGCAACAAGAACGGCGTGCCGTTCGACAAGCGCTCGCCGTTTGTCACCTCGGGCATCCGCCTCGGCACGCCTGCCGGCACGACGCGCGGTTTCCGCGAGGACGAATTCCGGGCAATCGGCAAGCTGATCGTCGAAGTGGTCGATGGCCTTGCGCGCAATGGCGAAGAGGGCGATGGTCAGGTGGAACAGCGAGTGCGCGACCGCGTTGCGGATCTGTGTGCACGTTTCCCCATCTACCCGGAGCTTTGA
- the rpiB gene encoding ribose 5-phosphate isomerase B: protein MRIAIASDHAAVDLKATLREYLIEQGHEVADLGPETADRVDYPDFGYKLASVVADGTAEFGVALCGSGIGISIAVNRDPACRCALVSEPLSAELAREHNNANVIAMGARLTGEDMAKACLDAFLSTEFGGGRHAGRVEKLSNPVF from the coding sequence ATGCGTATCGCCATTGCTTCCGATCACGCCGCTGTCGACCTCAAGGCGACCTTGCGCGAGTATCTGATCGAGCAGGGCCACGAGGTCGCCGACCTTGGTCCTGAAACCGCCGACCGGGTCGATTACCCGGATTTCGGCTACAAGCTTGCCTCGGTTGTTGCCGATGGCACCGCCGAATTTGGCGTGGCGCTGTGCGGCTCCGGTATCGGCATTTCCATCGCGGTCAACCGCGATCCCGCCTGCCGCTGCGCACTTGTTTCCGAGCCGCTCTCTGCAGAACTTGCCCGCGAGCACAACAATGCCAACGTGATCGCCATGGGCGCCCGCCTGACCGGCGAAGACATGGCCAAGGCCTGCCTCGACGCATTTCTTTCGACTGAATTCGGCGGAGGCCGCCACGCAGGCCGCGTCGAAAAGCTTTCCAATCCTGTTTTCTGA
- a CDS encoding flavin-dependent oxidoreductase — protein MPQEHVLIAGGGIGGLTLALTLHQIGVSCTVLEGVRELKPLGVGINLQPNAVRELEDLGIGEAELDAVGIPASEWALVGLNGKEIYSEPRGKLAGYTWHQYAVHRGEFHLLLHRTVVDRLGSDAVKLGHKVTGYRKEVDGTVTALAEKADGTSAEFSGTLLIGADGIHSAVRGQMHPGQPPIHWGGTIMWRGTAKGVPIRTGSSFVGLGTSRHRVVIYPISQPDEDGRCDINWIAEQTFDTDHDWSKSGWFRPVALSEFAGEFDGFIYDWLDLPALLKGSDIAYENPMIDRDPLPTWVDGPVALMGDAAHPMYPTGSNGASQAIVDARVIGRIMLDHGVTADALAAFDTELCGPIGQVAMRNRGAGPFGLLNMVDERCGGRFDNIDDVIPADERSAFMLAYQQAAGFAKDRLNSAPRTIPEGARVAKVPA, from the coding sequence ATGCCGCAGGAACATGTACTAATTGCCGGAGGCGGCATCGGCGGCTTGACGCTGGCGCTTACGCTTCACCAGATCGGCGTGTCCTGCACGGTTCTCGAGGGCGTGCGCGAATTGAAACCCTTGGGAGTTGGCATCAATCTGCAGCCCAATGCCGTGCGCGAACTGGAAGATCTCGGTATCGGTGAGGCTGAACTTGACGCGGTGGGTATTCCCGCAAGCGAATGGGCCTTGGTCGGACTGAACGGCAAGGAAATCTATTCCGAGCCACGTGGAAAGCTCGCTGGCTATACCTGGCACCAGTACGCCGTGCATCGCGGCGAGTTTCACCTCTTGCTCCATCGCACGGTCGTTGATCGGCTTGGCTCTGACGCGGTCAAGCTGGGGCACAAGGTCACCGGCTATCGCAAGGAAGTGGATGGCACTGTCACCGCACTTGCCGAAAAGGCTGACGGCACGAGCGCCGAATTTTCGGGCACATTGCTGATTGGAGCGGACGGCATACATTCGGCTGTTCGCGGGCAGATGCATCCCGGCCAGCCCCCCATTCACTGGGGCGGCACGATCATGTGGCGCGGCACTGCCAAGGGCGTACCGATCCGCACCGGATCGTCGTTCGTAGGCCTTGGGACGAGCCGCCACCGCGTGGTGATCTATCCGATTTCGCAGCCCGACGAAGACGGCAGGTGCGACATCAACTGGATCGCCGAACAGACCTTTGACACCGATCATGACTGGTCGAAGTCCGGTTGGTTCCGGCCCGTGGCCTTGAGCGAGTTCGCCGGTGAGTTCGACGGGTTCATCTATGACTGGCTGGATCTGCCTGCGCTGCTCAAGGGCTCGGACATAGCCTATGAAAACCCCATGATCGATCGCGATCCGTTGCCGACATGGGTTGACGGCCCGGTTGCTCTGATGGGCGATGCAGCGCACCCGATGTATCCGACTGGATCGAACGGCGCGTCGCAAGCGATCGTCGACGCGCGCGTGATCGGGCGGATTATGCTGGATCACGGGGTAACTGCCGATGCGCTTGCCGCGTTCGATACCGAATTGTGCGGACCGATCGGGCAAGTGGCCATGCGCAATCGCGGCGCAGGGCCGTTCGGCCTGCTCAACATGGTGGACGAGCGATGCGGCGGCCGGTTCGACAACATCGACGATGTAATTCCGGCAGACGAGCGCAGTGCCTTCATGCTGGCCTATCAACAAGCGGCAGGCTTCGCCAAGGATAGGTTGAACAGTGCCCCCCGCACCATTCCCGAAGGCGCCCGCGTGGCGAAAGTGCCCGCATGA
- a CDS encoding DUF3237 domain-containing protein: protein MTVVLEHATDLIVELSRPHEMGECPDGTRRIIPIVGGTASGPLLSGRVLNVGADWQTVLSGGIADLDARYAIETDDGAVIEIVSQGIRHASPEVHARIAGGEQVPPEQYYMRTAIRLASGHPAYAWVNRTLFLASGGKVGNMVKLSVWKVL from the coding sequence ATGACCGTTGTATTGGAACATGCGACAGACCTGATCGTCGAACTTTCGCGTCCGCATGAAATGGGCGAGTGCCCTGACGGGACGCGGCGGATTATCCCCATCGTGGGAGGGACAGCCAGCGGCCCGCTGCTGTCCGGGCGCGTGCTGAATGTCGGTGCCGACTGGCAGACTGTCCTTTCAGGCGGGATCGCCGATCTCGATGCGCGCTACGCGATCGAGACCGATGACGGTGCGGTAATCGAGATCGTCAGCCAAGGGATTCGCCACGCCTCGCCCGAGGTTCACGCCAGGATCGCAGGGGGTGAGCAGGTTCCGCCTGAGCAATACTACATGCGCACCGCAATCCGTCTTGCTTCAGGTCACCCCGCTTACGCTTGGGTCAACCGCACGCTGTTTCTGGCGAGCGGGGGCAAAGTGGGCAACATGGTCAAGCTGTCGGTGTGGAAGGTATTATAA
- a CDS encoding FkbM family methyltransferase: MNDQANTPGPALIRGYRPEALLLRLARRQLRDLQTHLPVLRSAKAAAYNAATRHLGLFADREFRLLARLAPVGLAIDIGGNWGQSVHALKRYARPARIVTIEPIPALARRLEAKFAGDSSVEVLDIALGPARGRQLLHIPKYRNYSYDGLASLDHGAAAGWLTPERMARFDPGLMQIESCEVAIEPLDSLSLSPDVIKIDVQGFEAQVLMGGIETIRRSQPVIIVERPSDAFVHILGKLGLKPYGWGGKHLISGDLTRKNTMFLSDRHYQLLHG; the protein is encoded by the coding sequence ATGAACGATCAGGCGAACACCCCCGGACCGGCTTTGATCCGGGGGTATCGTCCCGAAGCCTTGTTGCTTCGCTTGGCCCGGCGGCAGTTGCGGGATCTGCAGACGCATTTGCCTGTGCTGCGCTCCGCCAAGGCTGCCGCCTACAATGCAGCAACGCGGCATCTCGGGTTGTTCGCCGATCGCGAATTCCGTCTACTTGCCCGACTCGCCCCCGTTGGCCTGGCAATCGACATCGGCGGCAACTGGGGCCAGAGCGTCCACGCACTGAAGCGCTATGCCCGTCCGGCGCGCATCGTCACGATCGAACCGATCCCGGCGCTCGCCCGCCGCCTCGAAGCGAAATTCGCGGGCGATAGCAGCGTCGAAGTCCTCGACATCGCGCTTGGCCCTGCTCGCGGTCGCCAATTGCTGCACATCCCGAAATACCGAAATTACAGCTACGACGGACTTGCATCGCTGGATCACGGCGCGGCAGCGGGCTGGCTGACGCCGGAACGGATGGCCCGTTTCGATCCTGGCCTGATGCAGATCGAAAGCTGCGAAGTGGCCATCGAACCACTGGATTCGCTGAGTCTGTCTCCAGACGTCATCAAGATTGACGTTCAGGGCTTTGAAGCACAGGTGCTGATGGGTGGCATCGAAACCATCCGGCGAAGCCAGCCTGTAATCATCGTCGAGCGCCCTAGCGACGCTTTCGTCCACATTCTCGGAAAGCTCGGCCTGAAGCCCTACGGCTGGGGCGGAAAACATCTGATAAGCGGCGACCTCACGCGCAAGAACACGATGTTTTTAAGCGATAGGCACTACCAGCTGCTGCACGGCTGA